The genomic stretch GACACCTCGATGCTTTAACCGGTGGAAGTTTCCCTCACCCGCTCCAGTAATCTTCAATTCCGGCGTGAAAATGTCGCGAGACAGGGATTGCGGAGCCGGGCAGCAAACGGATAATTGAAAGCATGAAAAGAGTTCGCAAGGCAGTTTTCCCAGTCGCCGGTCTCGGCACGCGGTTCCTCCCGGCCACCAAGGCTGTTCCCAAGGAGATGCTGACCGTCGTCGACCGGCCGGTCATCCAGTATGTGGTGGATGAGGCGCGCGAAGCGGGCATCGAGCATTTCATCTTCGTGACGGGCCGAAACAAGGCGGTCATCGAGGACCATTTCGATATCCAGTTCGAACTCTATGACACGCTGGCCCAGCGCGGCAAGGACGAGCAGCTTGCCCGGCTGCAGCGGCTGCAGCCGGGGCCGGGGCAGACCAGCTTCACCCGCCAGCAGGTGCCGATGGGGCTGGGCCATGCCGTCTGGTGCGCGCGGGAACTGGTCGGCGACGAGCCGTTCGCGCTTCTATTGCCCGACATGATCATGCAGTCGGAGAAGAGCTGTATGAAGGCGATGGTCGAGCTCTACGAGGAAACCGGCAACAACATCATCGCCGTGCAGGAATGCGACCCGGCGGAGGCCCACAAATACGGCATCGTCGGTCGCGGCGAGGACACGCATCACGGCTTCCGCATCACCGAGATGGTGGAGAAGCCGAAGACCGGTACAGCACCCTCCAACCTCTACATCAACGGCCGCTACATCCTGCAGCCCGAGATATTCAAGATCCTCGAAGGCCAGGAAAAGGGCGC from Mesorhizobium sp. NZP2077 encodes the following:
- the galU gene encoding UTP--glucose-1-phosphate uridylyltransferase GalU, translated to MKRVRKAVFPVAGLGTRFLPATKAVPKEMLTVVDRPVIQYVVDEAREAGIEHFIFVTGRNKAVIEDHFDIQFELYDTLAQRGKDEQLARLQRLQPGPGQTSFTRQQVPMGLGHAVWCARELVGDEPFALLLPDMIMQSEKSCMKAMVELYEETGNNIIAVQECDPAEAHKYGIVGRGEDTHHGFRITEMVEKPKTGTAPSNLYINGRYILQPEIFKILEGQEKGAGNEIQLTDAMLKLEKQQAFYGYHYKGRTFDCGSPEGFVEANVAFALWRSDMNENMAGVIRTLLDEMKPSERRGAAF